GCCGCACGCAGCAGCTTCCAGGGTGAGTATGCACGCCTCATCACCGAGCGTGACCTGGGTTTCTCACACAGGCACAATACAGTGAGCAGGTGAATCGCCTGGAGGAGCGGGTGGTGCAGAGCGCACACCCTGGCCTGGGAGTCACACCAGACGGCCGAGCCTGAGCGAGCCGCCCAGGAGTGCCCACCCCAGCGGCACCCTAGATGCTCAATGCTCGAGTGCCATGCGCGGCGGTGCAGGCGGATCATCGAACTACCGCTCTCGCTCAATCAATACAACAACATGGAGCGGTGTCGGTGGAGCGGAGCTCGATGACCAGCAGTCATTCCAATACAGGCGGGAGCTATAATGGTAGCGGGGCACTTTCCACGCCCAACTACCTGGCAGCATTTACGACGGCAACCAGTGACGCACACGCTGGGAGAACAACGGCTTGTCAGCCATGCGCTGGCTCCGTAAAGCATGGCATCAATGCCTTTTTCTACCCTCAGCGCCCTCCGACAATGCCTGGATGACGGCCATCGAGTCTTTTTGCTCGATGAGCCCTCCATAGAGGCCATCCGGCTCGATCCGCAGTCCCGGAAGGTCGAATGGCCACCTCTCGGCCGCGTGGATGGCGATTTACTCCAGGCCAAGCTGGCCGAGGTGCTGCGTAGCATTGATGCGAAGGTGGTTCAAAGATCCCGGCCTCCAGACCGATGCTGGGGTGAGCCAACCGAGCAACGGCGTGCTCCAGATCGAGAAACCCACCTGCCCCACCGCGCTGACTTTCTGGAAGTGGCGCGAGTTCGAGTGGCCGGAGTCGGATGAACTCGAACAGAGAGAGTGAGGACGAGTGGCGCATGCTCGCGGTGCAGGCAGCGATCTGCGGCGTGGCACTCGCGGCGGATGGTTTTTCGGCCATCCGGCGCTTTCATCATCTCTCTCGTCGCGGGTGGCTGGATGCTTGCGAAGGATGTGGAAAACCTGCGTGAAGGCCGACTCGATGTGTGCATTTCCTCATGCTCGCCGTTGCTCTCGGTGCTGTGGCCATCGGTGCGTGGGAGGAGGGTGCCCTGCTGCTCTTCCTTTTCTCCACCAGCGGCGCTTTGGAGCATTTCGTGCTCTACCGCACGCACCGCGAGATCAATGCGCTGACGAAAACCGTTCCCAAATCGCCCATTGCTGCTGGCGGATGGCATACGGAGGACCGCGCCGTGCAGTTGCTCCGCGTGGGTGAAACCATCGTCGTAAAGCCGGTTGAGCTCTTCCCAGTCGATGGCAGCGTGCTCACTGGCCTCACCGCCGCAGATGAATCCACCCTCACGGGCGAATCCCTGCCCGTAGCCGAAGAAAAAGGTGCCGCGATCTACGGCGGCACGCTGAATCTCTGGGGCCTCGTGCTGGTCCGTGTGGGATAAGCTGGCGACGCAGAGCTCCCTGGCAAAAATCATCTCCCATCCAGAGCGCTCAGAAAATGCGGGCACCGAGTCAGCCTTCACAGACCGCTTTGGCACGCGGTGCACGCTTTTGACCCCTCAGCATCGTCGCGGTGATGTTTTCGTCGGTGGCTGGGTTTTGGCATTCCTGCTTTGAGAACACGGAGGCCTCTAAATCGGCCTTTTACCGTGCGATGACGCTTCTCGTCGTCATGAGCCCCTGTGCGCTCGTTTTGTCGATCCCATCTGCCATTCTCGCTGCCATCGCATGGGGAGCGCGGCACGGCGTGCTCTTCCGTGGAGGTGCCGCCATCGAAAAGCTGGCAGAAGTCGATGTGGTGGCGATGGATAAGACCGGCACGCTCACCGAAGGCGAGCTCCGCGTCACGAAGATCGAATCCTTCCCCGCAGGCCGGGAGAGTGACGTGCTACGCATCGCGGTGAGTCTGGAGTCGAACTCGAACCACCCCATCGCCCGTGCCATCATGCGGTTTGGCCAGACGCAGGGCATCGCAGCGGGAAAAGTTGGCGGAATTTCTCCATCGCCGGGCAGGGCTGCGCGGCCGCACGAGGCGGGTCTCAGCTACGTCGGCAGGCGTGAACTGGTGCAGGGCAGCCCGCTCGGGGATGCACTGGCAGGCGT
Above is a genomic segment from Verrucomicrobiaceae bacterium containing:
- a CDS encoding cation-translocating P-type ATPase gives rise to the protein MTLLVVMSPCALVLSIPSAILAAIAWGARHGVLFRGGAAIEKLAEVDVVAMDKTGTLTEGELRVTKIESFPAGRESDVLRIAVSLESNSNHPIARAIMRFGQTQGIAAGKVGGISPSPGRAARPHEAGLSYVGRRELVQGSPLGDALAGVPDAPLGFSEVWVLHEQIVGRILLKDEVRPGSRGAGALAADGAHHHAHR